A stretch of Paenibacillus sp. URB8-2 DNA encodes these proteins:
- a CDS encoding MarR family winged helix-turn-helix transcriptional regulator, which translates to MDNTDWDVLEEADWLFRKMVRRFVKERDRISVEGIALPGMMVLHKIIREGDQRLIDLAEQLDLTSGAITALCDKLDAAGYTVRRRKNGDRRTVLLGITDKGREMFERNRSVGSRCISLLFEGFEREELTAQNRAFERVIGNLEGFSEAILKLAKQNAEPPLPAGPERKQSPVSTQSRYLTY; encoded by the coding sequence ATGGATAATACGGATTGGGATGTGCTGGAGGAGGCCGACTGGCTGTTCCGCAAGATGGTCAGAAGGTTTGTGAAGGAGCGGGACCGCATCAGCGTGGAGGGTATCGCGCTGCCGGGTATGATGGTCCTGCATAAGATTATCCGCGAGGGCGATCAGCGGCTCATCGATTTGGCGGAGCAGCTCGATCTTACATCGGGAGCGATCACTGCGCTGTGCGACAAGCTGGATGCGGCCGGGTATACCGTCCGGCGGCGCAAGAATGGTGACCGTCGGACGGTGCTGCTGGGCATCACGGATAAAGGTCGAGAGATGTTCGAGCGCAACCGCAGTGTCGGCTCGCGGTGTATCTCGCTTCTGTTCGAGGGCTTCGAACGGGAGGAGCTGACCGCCCAGAACCGGGCGTTCGAGAGAGTCATCGGCAATCTTGAGGGGTTCTCGGAGGCCATCCTGAAGCTTGCCAAGCAGAATGCCGAGCCTCCCTTACCGGCCGGCCCAGAACGGAAGCAGAGCCCGGTATCGACGCAAAGCCGTTATTTGACCTATTAG
- a CDS encoding aryl-sulfate sulfotransferase → MGFPTVYPTGATVYNPSKAWSGYTVYQAGEEGVVLIDMNGREVHLWKGLIGFPAKALPGGYVLGSTGRRDPKFGIQDNVDLVQVDWDGNIVWRYNGYEHIEDPGYEPLWYARQHHDYQREGNPVGYYAPGLEPEVSRGKTLILAHKNVNNPAISDKQLLDDVIIEVDWEGNVKWEWKASDHFDELGFDESARNVLFRDPNTRSFGHLGGGVGDWLHINSASYVGPNRFYDEGDERFHPDNIIWDAREANIIAITDRRTGSIVWRLGPDYSLPEVKHIGWIIGQHHAHIIPKGLPGEGNLLVFDNGGWGGYGLPNPASPFGQKNAIRDHSRVLEINPVTLEIEWQYTGAEAGFSVPTDSYKFYSPYISSAQRLPNGNTLITEGSNGRLFEVTVDHEIVWEYVSPYTDRRNTNMVYRSYRLPYEWVPQLAKPEEISIEPIESAQFRVPGAAPKGSDSVVSVATALPFVEGAACVATSDETRRRA, encoded by the coding sequence ATGGGATTTCCAACCGTATATCCGACGGGGGCTACCGTCTATAACCCGAGCAAGGCATGGAGCGGCTATACCGTGTATCAGGCAGGCGAAGAGGGCGTCGTTCTGATCGATATGAACGGCAGAGAGGTTCATCTGTGGAAAGGGCTGATCGGCTTTCCGGCCAAGGCGCTTCCGGGCGGCTATGTGCTGGGCAGCACGGGCCGCAGAGATCCGAAATTCGGCATTCAGGACAATGTTGATTTGGTGCAGGTGGACTGGGACGGCAATATCGTCTGGAGATACAACGGCTACGAGCATATCGAAGATCCCGGCTATGAGCCGCTGTGGTATGCACGGCAGCATCATGATTACCAGCGCGAGGGCAATCCGGTCGGTTATTATGCTCCGGGCCTTGAACCAGAGGTTTCCAGAGGCAAGACGCTGATCCTCGCCCATAAAAATGTGAATAACCCGGCCATTTCCGACAAGCAGCTGCTGGACGATGTCATTATCGAGGTCGACTGGGAGGGCAATGTGAAATGGGAATGGAAGGCGAGCGACCATTTTGATGAGCTGGGCTTTGACGAATCGGCCCGCAATGTGCTGTTCCGCGACCCCAACACCCGGTCCTTCGGCCATCTCGGCGGCGGCGTAGGCGATTGGCTGCATATCAACTCGGCATCCTATGTGGGGCCGAACCGGTTCTACGACGAGGGCGACGAGCGGTTTCATCCGGATAATATTATCTGGGATGCACGGGAAGCCAACATCATCGCAATTACGGACCGAAGAACCGGCAGCATCGTCTGGCGCCTCGGCCCGGATTACTCCCTGCCGGAAGTGAAGCATATCGGCTGGATCATCGGCCAGCATCACGCCCATATCATACCGAAGGGCCTGCCGGGCGAAGGCAATCTGCTCGTATTCGACAACGGCGGCTGGGGCGGCTATGGACTGCCGAATCCCGCATCCCCGTTCGGCCAGAAGAATGCCATCCGCGATCATTCGCGGGTTCTGGAGATTAACCCCGTGACGCTGGAGATTGAATGGCAGTATACCGGAGCGGAAGCGGGCTTCTCGGTCCCGACCGACTCCTATAAATTTTACAGTCCGTATATCAGCTCGGCGCAGCGGCTGCCGAACGGCAACACCTTGATTACGGAAGGCTCCAACGGCCGGCTGTTCGAAGTTACGGTTGACCACGAGATCGTCTGGGAGTACGTTTCTCCCTATACCGACCGAAGAAACACGAATATGGTGTACCGCTCTTACCGGCTGCCCTATGAATGGGTGCCGCAGCTTGCGAAGCCGGAGGAGATTTCCATCGAGCCCATCGAATCCGCGCAGTTCAGAGTGCCGGGAGCCGCGCCAAAGGGCAGCGATTCTGTTGTCAGTGTCGCCACAGCGCTGCCGTTCGTGGAGGGAGCTGCCTGCGTCGCGACCTCGGACGAAACCCGCCGGAGAGCCTGA
- a CDS encoding DUF6953 family protein, protein MEPTAQDVAEWMVKEIRFTGTLYQADAIDYVKRNFGEQFVFVNENGNASLSKEVKKAFRKLHGGRIAWDRDGFLWAWT, encoded by the coding sequence GTGGAACCGACAGCACAAGATGTGGCGGAGTGGATGGTCAAGGAAATCCGTTTTACGGGAACCTTGTACCAGGCCGACGCAATTGATTATGTAAAAAGAAATTTCGGCGAGCAGTTCGTCTTTGTGAACGAGAACGGCAACGCTTCGCTGTCGAAGGAAGTCAAAAAGGCGTTCCGCAAGCTGCACGGCGGACGGATCGCCTGGGACCGGGACGGCTTTCTGTGGGCCTGGACCTGA
- a CDS encoding UvrD-helicase domain-containing protein, translated as MNKLLFHPVPPGAAATRVPRAAAASAKTSRELVRGDEPDAGYFRTLERDGILLNASQIAAVRHGDGPLLTLAGAGSGKTSVLVCRTGYLLSVRRVSPGRLLLLTFSSRAAAEMRERIGRLPGIGGMELSGLQARTFHSFFLYFLRRQGVRQEIFHETRRQHILLKAIMRELGLPKDAYPPESLLSLLSSCKMNMGDAGSLPELTNADKEIKEILKRYEQWKQDNGKIDFDDVLLHAYRMLQERPELLAELQRTYLYIMVDEFQDTNALQYELIRMIARPRSNLMVVGDDDQTIYSFNGARSEFILEFEQLYPEAKVITLDINYRSGPAIIGLGNGIIRGNTRRRPKTLRAAAPEGVQPRYLRPYTADEEAEAIVEYIVSAVEQGVRSYGDFAVLYRASSSSRAVLERLLLRDIPYIDYGEGRLLYEHWLISPVVGHLRLTVNRRNFAAMEDMLPTLYVSREQGMAHIHRMEADQPKQGPLIHLLSLPGLADFRQTAIRERLDMLRHLRELTPLQAIRQIRSRFYDSFVLADERHQATLHRETLKEMLDELELSAGRFGSIPLFLDFIDEVTSRNEHHRLPGGTEQGDRVALMTIHKSKGLEFPVVVLLGASEGILPHSSALDAGRLKDRQTAEGGGEALALMEEERRLAYVAVTRAKEELLVSSPALHRGRKAPVSRFMLAAFGAAGAAGAGDGGAGDGRQGARSGGGNAGSGAGLGGRAAAAGADADSSTGRGGYGGGAARHGRSGGADGRGAGAAASGRTRTVAAWSCPDAACPGWMRVKSGGAEDHLAHKPCPLCSTPMERGSRDVPV; from the coding sequence ATGAACAAGCTGCTGTTTCATCCGGTTCCGCCGGGAGCCGCCGCAACCCGTGTCCCGCGGGCGGCGGCGGCTTCGGCGAAGACGAGCCGGGAGCTGGTGCGCGGTGATGAGCCGGATGCCGGCTATTTCAGGACGCTGGAGCGGGACGGCATTCTGCTGAACGCTTCGCAGATCGCGGCGGTGCGGCACGGCGACGGCCCGCTGCTGACGCTGGCGGGCGCCGGTTCCGGCAAGACGAGTGTACTGGTCTGCCGGACAGGCTACTTATTGTCCGTGCGCCGCGTTTCGCCCGGACGTCTGCTGCTGCTGACGTTCTCCAGCAGGGCGGCGGCTGAAATGCGGGAGCGGATCGGCAGGCTGCCCGGGATCGGCGGAATGGAACTTTCGGGACTGCAGGCCCGCACGTTCCATTCTTTTTTTCTGTACTTTCTGCGGAGACAGGGAGTCCGGCAGGAGATTTTCCATGAAACGCGCCGTCAGCATATTCTGCTTAAAGCGATCATGCGGGAACTGGGCCTGCCCAAGGACGCATACCCGCCGGAAAGTCTGCTCTCTCTTCTGTCCTCCTGCAAAATGAACATGGGCGATGCGGGCAGCCTTCCCGAGCTCACGAATGCGGACAAGGAAATCAAGGAGATTTTAAAGCGCTACGAGCAGTGGAAACAGGACAACGGCAAAATCGACTTCGACGATGTGCTGCTGCACGCCTACCGGATGCTGCAGGAACGGCCGGAGCTGCTTGCGGAGCTGCAAAGAACTTATCTATATATAATGGTCGATGAATTTCAGGATACGAACGCGCTACAGTACGAGCTGATCCGCATGATCGCCCGCCCCCGGAGCAATCTGATGGTGGTCGGCGACGACGATCAGACGATCTATTCGTTCAACGGAGCGCGGAGCGAGTTCATTCTTGAATTCGAGCAGCTGTACCCTGAGGCCAAGGTGATTACGCTCGACATCAACTACCGCTCAGGCCCCGCCATCATCGGCCTCGGCAACGGGATTATCCGGGGCAACACGCGGCGGCGTCCCAAAACGCTGCGTGCGGCGGCGCCGGAAGGCGTCCAGCCGCGGTACCTCCGACCCTACACGGCCGACGAGGAAGCGGAGGCCATCGTGGAGTACATTGTTTCCGCCGTGGAGCAGGGTGTGCGGAGCTACGGCGATTTCGCCGTGCTGTACCGAGCATCCAGCAGCAGCCGCGCCGTGCTGGAGCGGCTGCTGCTGCGCGACATCCCTTACATCGACTACGGCGAAGGCCGTCTGCTGTATGAGCATTGGCTCATTTCGCCGGTCGTCGGCCATTTGCGGTTGACGGTGAACCGGCGGAATTTTGCCGCCATGGAGGATATGCTGCCTACACTCTATGTAAGCAGAGAGCAGGGAATGGCGCATATCCACCGGATGGAGGCGGATCAGCCAAAACAGGGGCCGCTGATCCATCTGCTGAGCCTGCCCGGGCTGGCGGACTTTCGCCAGACGGCCATAAGGGAGCGGCTGGACATGCTCCGCCATCTGCGGGAGCTCACGCCGCTCCAGGCGATCCGGCAGATCCGCAGCCGCTTCTATGATTCCTTCGTCCTGGCGGACGAGCGCCATCAGGCGACGCTGCACCGGGAGACGCTGAAGGAAATGCTGGACGAGCTGGAGCTGTCGGCGGGACGCTTCGGCAGCATCCCCCTATTTCTTGATTTCATTGACGAGGTGACGTCAAGAAACGAGCATCACCGGCTTCCCGGCGGGACCGAGCAGGGCGACCGCGTGGCGCTGATGACGATTCACAAGTCCAAAGGGCTGGAGTTTCCCGTCGTCGTGCTGCTCGGCGCGTCCGAAGGCATTCTGCCGCACAGCTCGGCGCTGGATGCGGGCCGGCTGAAGGACCGCCAGACGGCGGAAGGCGGCGGTGAAGCGCTGGCGCTGATGGAGGAAGAACGCCGCCTGGCGTACGTGGCGGTCACCCGCGCCAAGGAAGAGCTGCTGGTCAGCTCGCCCGCGCTGCACCGGGGCAGGAAAGCCCCGGTCTCCCGCTTTATGCTGGCGGCGTTCGGCGCAGCCGGGGCGGCGGGCGCAGGCGACGGCGGCGCAGGCGACGGCCGGCAAGGCGCCCGGTCCGGCGGCGGGAACGCCGGCAGCGGCGCGGGCCTGGGCGGACGCGCGGCAGCTGCCGGCGCTGACGCGGACAGCTCCACCGGCCGCGGCGGATATGGCGGCGGCGCAGCCCGCCATGGGCGCTCCGGCGGCGCCGATGGCAGGGGCGCCGGAGCAGCCGCTTCCGGCCGCACGCGCACGGTCGCGGCCTGGAGCTGCCCGGACGCGGCCTGCCCGGGCTGGATGCGCGTCAAGTCCGGCGGCGCCGAAGACCACCTGGCGCACAAGCCCTGCCCGCTGTGCAGCACGCCGATGGAGAGAGGCAGCCGGGACGTTCCGGTGTAG
- a CDS encoding alpha/beta fold hydrolase translates to MQYYIETEPGVKLFVEDIGSGTPVVLVHGWPLDHRMFEYQVTHLPKYGYRCISIDLRGYGQSDRPWEGYTYDRMADDIRVVLDTLRLTGVRLIGFSMGGAVVLHYAARHRGCRLSQLLLLSAAAPKFARGADYPYGMPVSAIDQLLAGVYTDRPQTVASFGENFFAKPVSPAFREWFQSLNVSPSNHGTAGGVLMLRNEDLRPDLPLIQVPTAIFHGVLDQICPYDFARLMHQGIRGSQLLTFEHSGHAIFYDELELFNQRLLQVLGGR, encoded by the coding sequence GTGCAGTACTATATTGAAACGGAACCGGGCGTCAAACTGTTCGTGGAGGATATCGGCAGCGGCACACCGGTTGTCCTCGTGCACGGCTGGCCGCTCGATCACCGAATGTTCGAATATCAGGTGACGCATCTTCCCAAATACGGCTACCGCTGCATTTCGATCGACCTGCGCGGCTACGGCCAGTCCGACCGGCCCTGGGAGGGCTATACTTATGACCGGATGGCCGACGATATCCGGGTAGTGCTCGATACCCTGCGCCTTACGGGTGTGCGGCTGATCGGCTTCTCCATGGGCGGCGCCGTCGTCCTGCACTATGCGGCCCGGCACCGGGGCTGCCGTCTGTCGCAGCTACTGCTTCTGTCGGCGGCGGCTCCCAAGTTTGCCCGGGGAGCGGACTATCCGTACGGGATGCCCGTATCGGCCATCGATCAGCTGCTCGCGGGCGTGTATACCGACCGGCCGCAGACGGTCGCCTCCTTTGGAGAGAATTTTTTTGCCAAGCCGGTTTCCCCCGCCTTTCGCGAGTGGTTCCAGTCCCTTAATGTATCGCCGTCCAACCACGGAACCGCCGGCGGCGTACTGATGCTGCGGAACGAAGATTTACGCCCCGATCTCCCCTTGATTCAGGTGCCCACCGCGATTTTCCACGGCGTTCTCGATCAGATTTGTCCCTACGATTTCGCCCGTCTGATGCACCAGGGCATCCGGGGTTCGCAGCTGCTGACCTTTGAACATAGCGGGCATGCCATTTTCTATGACGAGCTGGAGCTGTTCAATCAGCGTCTGCTCCAGGTGCTTGGAGGGAGATAG
- a CDS encoding DUF6492 family protein: MSPTFEGPAIDVLIPAIEKDLATLPHVVDAVRKHVRHPIRSILIVAPRKERIMDFCRRKACTFVDENTVLPITKKDIHYRSRTWERSGWLFQQLLKLGGDKLCTADYFLVIDADTVLIAPHRFRSSGKTVFYCRDWSQPEYFTTYRKLMGRKAARPSSFVTHYMLFERRRLSRMKREIESMHGVPWYTAIMRSMNRTRQFAFSEFETYANYVYSADRGGMILKKARNKSLNMSASQISKPAIQKYARTFRSLSFHKRKGYIRTPKQ; this comes from the coding sequence GTGTCCCCTACCTTTGAAGGACCTGCAATAGATGTGTTGATTCCGGCTATTGAGAAGGATCTGGCTACTTTGCCGCATGTGGTTGACGCTGTGAGGAAGCATGTCAGGCATCCGATTCGCAGCATTTTGATCGTCGCGCCCCGCAAGGAGCGGATTATGGATTTTTGCCGCAGGAAAGCTTGTACCTTCGTCGATGAAAATACGGTGCTGCCCATCACCAAAAAGGATATTCACTACCGGTCGCGCACCTGGGAGCGCTCGGGCTGGCTGTTTCAACAGCTGCTGAAGCTGGGGGGCGACAAGCTGTGCACGGCGGATTATTTTTTGGTCATCGATGCCGATACGGTCCTAATTGCGCCGCACCGGTTCCGCTCAAGCGGAAAGACGGTGTTTTACTGCCGGGACTGGAGCCAGCCGGAATATTTCACGACCTACCGGAAGCTGATGGGGCGCAAGGCTGCCCGGCCTTCCTCGTTCGTGACGCATTATATGCTGTTTGAGCGCCGCCGGCTCTCACGCATGAAGCGGGAAATCGAGTCCATGCATGGTGTTCCGTGGTATACGGCCATTATGCGCAGCATGAACCGCACCCGGCAGTTTGCTTTTTCCGAATTTGAAACCTACGCCAATTATGTGTACTCCGCGGACCGCGGCGGAATGATTCTAAAGAAAGCTCGCAACAAAAGCTTGAACATGAGTGCCTCGCAGATTTCCAAACCGGCTATCCAAAAGTACGCCCGCACCTTCCGGTCGCTCTCTTTTCATAAACGGAAAGGGTATATTCGGACGCCGAAGCAATGA
- a CDS encoding LacI family DNA-binding transcriptional regulator, producing MVKATIGDVAARAGVSKSTVSQYLNKRYQHMGTETRAKIEAAIEALDYQPNVLARGLKQKRTSTVGVIVANIMHRLTTEICRGIEDYCQEQDINVILCNSDEDGEKEKKYAEMLQAKQVDGIILLPTGKNGSLYKKLAKHGHPILFMDRKVESVKADTIVVNNRESVYEAVSHLKERGHRRIALATAPLTISTRTERTEGFRKAMNDHGLECGSRYVINAEISSLNRKFRELFDGPEPPTALIAGNDLVLLEALAFVKERNLRVPEDLALVAFDNIPFAHLLTPTLTTINQPSLEMGRKAAERIISRIRSKEDLAPEEYVFKCELAVRQSSDLKRGGADSP from the coding sequence GTGGTCAAAGCAACGATTGGGGATGTGGCGGCAAGAGCCGGCGTGTCCAAAAGCACCGTATCCCAATATTTGAACAAACGGTATCAGCATATGGGGACCGAGACGCGCGCCAAGATCGAAGCGGCAATCGAGGCGCTTGATTACCAGCCGAATGTGCTTGCCCGGGGACTGAAGCAGAAGCGGACGTCGACGGTCGGCGTTATCGTGGCCAATATCATGCATCGGCTGACCACCGAAATTTGCCGGGGCATCGAAGATTACTGCCAGGAGCAGGATATCAACGTTATTTTGTGCAACAGCGACGAAGACGGGGAGAAGGAGAAGAAATACGCCGAAATGCTTCAGGCCAAGCAGGTGGACGGCATCATTTTGCTTCCTACCGGGAAGAACGGTTCCCTCTATAAAAAGCTTGCCAAGCACGGGCACCCCATCCTGTTCATGGACCGGAAGGTGGAAAGCGTCAAGGCCGACACGATTGTCGTCAATAACCGCGAGTCGGTCTATGAGGCGGTGTCGCATCTGAAGGAGCGGGGACACCGGAGGATCGCGCTTGCTACAGCGCCGCTGACGATCAGCACCCGGACGGAGCGGACCGAAGGATTCCGGAAAGCGATGAACGACCACGGATTGGAATGCGGCAGCCGGTATGTGATTAATGCGGAAATATCCAGCCTGAACAGAAAGTTCCGCGAGCTGTTTGACGGCCCGGAGCCGCCTACGGCGCTGATCGCGGGCAACGACCTCGTGCTGCTGGAGGCGCTTGCCTTTGTGAAGGAGCGGAATCTCCGGGTGCCGGAGGATCTGGCGCTGGTCGCCTTCGACAACATTCCTTTTGCCCACCTGCTAACGCCGACGCTAACCACCATCAATCAGCCTTCATTGGAAATGGGAAGAAAAGCGGCCGAGCGGATCATCAGCCGCATCCGTTCGAAGGAGGACCTGGCGCCGGAAGAGTACGTCTTCAAGTGTGAGCTGGCGGTGCGGCAGTCGTCGGATTTGAAGCGCGGTGGCGCGGATTCACCGTGA
- a CDS encoding B3/B4 domain-containing protein, with translation MKDQSQELQSKKFRVEFAEEVFTVAPNLYVGLIAVPHVNNLDKDAEVNALLMHMEQEIINSGLQKESVSEIPTIAAWRKVYSQFGAKPSRYPCAAESLIKRVIEHGSLPRIHTLVNLCNAISLKSRMPIASCDIADVQGLVIRHAEGNEPYLPIGKPEEREFPAPGEIIYADQLGRAHSRRWNWRQSDVVKTTAKSKRMLFTVEAVHQEAKILVEATTFLLLELLGPFTEEGTCDKAFIHGNSRVYEFQM, from the coding sequence ATGAAAGATCAGAGTCAAGAACTGCAATCTAAAAAGTTCAGGGTCGAGTTTGCCGAAGAAGTCTTCACAGTGGCACCGAACTTGTATGTGGGGTTAATTGCCGTTCCGCACGTGAACAATCTGGACAAAGATGCTGAAGTTAATGCCCTGCTTATGCACATGGAGCAGGAAATTATAAACTCCGGATTGCAGAAGGAGTCCGTTAGTGAAATTCCAACAATTGCGGCTTGGCGTAAAGTCTACAGCCAATTCGGAGCAAAACCTTCGAGGTATCCTTGTGCGGCCGAATCATTGATCAAGCGGGTGATTGAACACGGGAGCCTGCCTCGTATCCATACGTTGGTAAATCTTTGTAACGCTATCTCCCTCAAATCCAGAATGCCAATAGCGTCATGTGATATTGCTGACGTTCAAGGATTGGTTATTCGGCATGCTGAAGGAAATGAGCCCTACCTGCCAATCGGTAAACCGGAAGAGAGGGAATTTCCTGCCCCGGGTGAGATCATTTACGCCGATCAGCTTGGACGAGCCCACTCTCGGAGGTGGAACTGGCGTCAAAGCGATGTAGTGAAAACAACTGCAAAATCTAAACGAATGCTCTTTACAGTAGAGGCTGTCCATCAGGAAGCCAAGATCCTTGTGGAAGCCACTACATTTCTTCTTCTTGAACTGCTTGGGCCATTTACTGAAGAGGGGACTTGTGACAAGGCATTTATTCACGGAAATTCTCGTGTATACGAATTTCAAATGTAG
- a CDS encoding AzlC family ABC transporter permease, which yields MLDSVPIVMGYIPACITFGLVGKSLSLGNWEVFLLSALVYAGASQFIGAKLLATGTLAPIILLLTLIINLRYGFISTSFSQRINRQSGLWSKAMVGFGLTEEVYAISMISRGNGERKEKLSIAYLLGLELPPYAVTLLSTWTGIILAQYIPEHILPALNTSLYALLIALIVPQLRGSKRSIVICISAAASSWLLEPFLGASTVLVSMMIGAWAGGRTSLKKTNGREAA from the coding sequence ATGCTTGATTCCGTTCCTATCGTTATGGGCTACATTCCTGCTTGCATCACGTTCGGACTCGTCGGCAAATCACTATCTTTGGGCAATTGGGAGGTTTTCCTTCTATCAGCCTTGGTTTACGCAGGAGCAAGTCAGTTTATCGGCGCCAAATTATTGGCTACAGGCACACTGGCCCCTATTATCCTGTTGCTCACCCTTATTATTAACTTAAGGTATGGTTTCATCAGTACTTCTTTCTCGCAAAGAATCAACCGGCAATCCGGATTATGGTCCAAAGCAATGGTCGGGTTTGGCTTAACGGAAGAGGTGTATGCAATAAGCATGATTTCCCGCGGGAACGGGGAACGCAAAGAGAAACTTTCGATAGCTTATTTGCTGGGGCTGGAGCTTCCTCCTTATGCGGTAACCTTGTTATCCACATGGACCGGAATAATACTTGCGCAATATATACCTGAACACATTCTTCCGGCGCTGAATACTTCTCTGTACGCCTTATTGATCGCTCTGATTGTTCCTCAATTGCGAGGAAGCAAGCGAAGCATCGTAATCTGTATTTCGGCAGCGGCCTCATCCTGGCTGTTGGAGCCCTTTCTGGGTGCGTCCACCGTACTCGTCTCCATGATGATCGGTGCTTGGGCAGGGGGAAGAACATCCTTGAAAAAGACAAATGGGAGGGAAGCGGCTTGA
- a CDS encoding AzlD domain-containing protein, protein MTILLIAAMGIVTFLLRFTPLLLAKKVPIEGKSNGFLDNLPLAVLSSLTIPGIFQVDAETPWVGIAAGLTAVLLVCIRKVPLFLVIVASVLAALLVKMI, encoded by the coding sequence TTGACCATTCTTCTTATTGCCGCTATGGGGATAGTTACATTCCTGCTTCGGTTTACGCCGCTGCTTCTCGCAAAAAAAGTGCCGATAGAAGGAAAGAGCAACGGTTTCCTGGACAATCTTCCATTGGCTGTTCTTTCTTCACTAACGATCCCCGGCATTTTTCAAGTTGATGCAGAAACGCCCTGGGTTGGAATTGCAGCCGGATTAACCGCCGTTCTATTGGTTTGCATCCGCAAAGTTCCTTTGTTTCTGGTAATTGTTGCATCGGTCCTGGCCGCCCTTCTGGTAAAGATGATATAA
- a CDS encoding flavodoxin family protein → MISVPIELLAICGSTRAGGNTDQILQYTREISSERGAHLSIVNLRDYHFSASGTCVDCNDRETPCELKDDMPYITDMMRKADGIIYAVPVQGFGMGHLMQIFIERSGVCYLRFERPLTNKVGGVIVTGRRYNHNHVYSQIVNNLLLNRMIIVGSGFPALLQGGKPSEVLGDIEGLDSVRRMVNRMIDMVKTIKHYSLLTNQSYLTFNEGNERMIGEDLLQPLKKH, encoded by the coding sequence ATGATTTCCGTTCCGATAGAATTATTGGCTATTTGCGGGTCCACCCGTGCTGGTGGAAATACTGATCAAATTTTACAGTATACACGTGAAATTTCTTCTGAAAGGGGCGCTCATCTATCCATCGTGAATCTGCGGGATTATCATTTTTCCGCAAGTGGTACTTGTGTGGATTGCAATGATCGTGAAACGCCATGTGAGCTTAAAGATGACATGCCATATATCACGGATATGATGCGTAAAGCAGATGGAATTATCTACGCTGTACCGGTTCAAGGCTTTGGAATGGGCCATTTGATGCAAATTTTTATTGAGCGGTCGGGAGTTTGCTATCTTCGATTTGAAAGACCTCTTACCAATAAAGTCGGAGGAGTCATTGTTACCGGTCGTCGTTATAACCATAACCATGTATATTCGCAGATTGTGAATAACCTGCTATTAAATCGGATGATTATTGTAGGCAGTGGATTTCCAGCACTCCTTCAAGGGGGGAAACCCAGTGAAGTATTAGGGGATATCGAGGGATTAGACTCGGTTCGACGTATGGTTAATCGTATGATTGATATGGTGAAAACAATTAAACATTATTCACTATTAACCAATCAATCATACTTAACATTTAATGAAGGCAACGAACGAATGATAGGTGAAGACTTGCTCCAGCCACTAAAAAAACATTGA
- a CDS encoding AraC family ligand binding domain-containing protein, with amino-acid sequence MDKELIELGAVNFPNMEWSTWEKPGAVGRVKMSFVGNKRLRLLELPPGFNEEHWCLKGHIGYVLQGEFTIHYQDRKVACSPGMGFVIPDGDPHRSQGMDGSPTLVFVIDEID; translated from the coding sequence ATGGATAAAGAGTTGATCGAACTTGGTGCTGTGAATTTTCCGAATATGGAATGGAGTACCTGGGAAAAGCCAGGAGCAGTTGGTCGAGTGAAAATGAGCTTTGTTGGCAACAAGAGACTCCGCCTATTGGAGCTTCCCCCCGGCTTTAATGAGGAGCACTGGTGTCTCAAAGGCCACATAGGCTATGTATTGCAGGGTGAATTTACTATTCATTACCAGGATAGAAAGGTAGCCTGCAGTCCGGGCATGGGATTTGTTATTCCTGATGGAGATCCTCATCGGTCACAAGGAATGGACGGAAGTCCTACATTGGTGTTTGTCATTGATGAAATCGACTAA